Proteins encoded by one window of Chryseobacterium foetidum:
- the mce gene encoding methylmalonyl-CoA epimerase — MKLEHIGIAVKSLGVSDELFTKLLGKESYKKESVEREGVVTSFYNAGESKLELLEASKDDSPVSKFIDKKGEGIHHLAFGVQDIAFEIERLKKEGFQFISEEPKEGADNKLVVFLHPKSTNGVLVELCQEKP; from the coding sequence ATGAAACTTGAACATATCGGTATTGCTGTAAAATCATTAGGTGTTTCTGACGAACTTTTCACCAAACTTCTCGGTAAGGAATCTTACAAAAAAGAATCTGTGGAGCGGGAGGGTGTTGTAACGTCCTTTTACAATGCCGGAGAATCAAAATTAGAACTTTTGGAAGCGTCGAAAGACGACAGTCCGGTTTCAAAATTTATTGATAAAAAAGGAGAGGGCATACATCATCTTGCTTTTGGGGTACAGGATATCGCCTTTGAAATTGAAAGATTAAAAAAAGAGGGATTTCAGTTTATCTCAGAAGAACCGAAAGAAGGTGCTGATAACAAATTAGTTGTCTTCCTTCACCCCAAATCCACGAATGGAGTTTTGGTAGAATTGTGTCAAGAAAAGCCATAA
- the rbfA gene encoding 30S ribosome-binding factor RbfA, which translates to MESNRQRKVAQIIQEDFAELFRKQASESKQNFLVSVSDVKVTPDLGIAKIYLSIFPQEFRSSIMKEIEENKPQYRNFIGQKMAKQVRIIPQLNFYLDTTLDDVEKIEKELRGEGENPIL; encoded by the coding sequence ATGGAAAGTAACAGACAAAGAAAAGTAGCACAGATTATACAGGAAGATTTCGCAGAACTTTTCCGCAAACAGGCGTCAGAAAGCAAGCAGAATTTTTTGGTTTCAGTTTCTGATGTGAAGGTAACTCCGGATTTGGGGATTGCAAAGATTTATTTAAGCATTTTCCCTCAGGAATTCCGCTCCTCGATCATGAAGGAAATTGAGGAAAACAAGCCTCAGTACAGAAATTTTATCGGTCAGAAAATGGCAAAACAGGTTCGCATTATTCCACAGCTGAATTTTTATCTGGATACCACTCTGGATGATGTGGAAAAAATTGAGAAAGAACTTCGTGGCGAAGGAGAAAATCCTATTCTGTAA
- a CDS encoding MBL fold metallo-hydrolase: MFQIQAFVFNFASENTYVLFNGNKNAWIIDPGNMNEQETKAIKDFISENELKIEKIVLTHAHIDHILGLQWAFDTYKVPVIMHQDDKEVLDMFQISGMRFGFELDHINVDPKYINEGDELDFDGEKFKIYHVPGHSPGSVVYHNETQKFMLSGDVLFEGSIGRTDLYKGNYEQLIEGIKTKLLILDEETQVLSGHGNPTTIGFEKQYNPFLR; this comes from the coding sequence ATGTTTCAGATACAGGCTTTCGTCTTCAATTTTGCGAGTGAAAATACTTATGTTCTTTTTAACGGAAATAAAAACGCATGGATCATCGATCCGGGAAATATGAATGAGCAGGAAACGAAAGCTATCAAAGATTTCATCAGTGAAAACGAATTGAAAATTGAAAAAATTGTTTTAACGCATGCTCACATCGATCATATTTTAGGCTTGCAATGGGCTTTTGACACCTACAAAGTACCTGTAATTATGCATCAGGACGACAAAGAAGTCCTCGATATGTTCCAAATCAGCGGAATGAGATTTGGGTTTGAACTGGATCATATCAATGTAGATCCGAAATATATTAACGAAGGAGACGAACTTGATTTTGACGGAGAAAAATTTAAGATTTATCACGTTCCGGGACATTCTCCGGGAAGCGTTGTTTATCATAACGAAACTCAGAAATTTATGCTGTCGGGAGACGTCCTGTTTGAGGGAAGCATCGGCAGAACCGATTTGTACAAAGGAAATTACGAACAGTTAATAGAAGGAATCAAAACCAAACTTTTAATTTTGGATGAAGAAACCCAGGTCTTGTCAGGCCATGGAAATCCAACTACAATTGGTTTTGAAAAACAGTATAATCCGTTTTTAAGGTAA